The following are encoded together in the Flavobacterium haoranii genome:
- the fsa gene encoding fructose-6-phosphate aldolase, whose protein sequence is MKFFIDTANLEQIKEAQALGVLDGVTTNPSLMAKEGITGKNNILKHYVDICNIVDGDVSAEVIATDYEGMIKEGEELAELHEQIVVKIPMTKEGIKACKYFSDKGIRTNVTLVFSSGQALLAAKAGATYVSPFLGRLDDISTDGLNLIEEIRLIYDNYAFNTQILAASVRHTMHVVNCAKIGADVMTGPLSSILGLLKHPLTDSGLAQFLADYAKGNQ, encoded by the coding sequence ATGAAATTTTTTATTGACACAGCTAATTTAGAGCAAATTAAAGAAGCACAAGCTTTAGGAGTATTAGATGGAGTAACAACAAATCCGTCTTTAATGGCTAAAGAAGGTATTACAGGTAAAAATAATATCTTAAAACACTATGTAGATATTTGTAATATTGTTGATGGTGATGTAAGTGCAGAAGTTATTGCTACTGATTATGAAGGAATGATTAAAGAAGGTGAGGAGTTAGCAGAATTACACGAACAAATTGTGGTTAAAATTCCTATGACTAAAGAAGGAATTAAAGCTTGTAAATATTTCTCTGATAAAGGAATTAGAACTAATGTTACTTTAGTTTTTTCTTCAGGTCAAGCTTTGTTGGCTGCTAAAGCTGGAGCAACTTATGTTTCTCCATTCTTAGGAAGATTAGATGATATTTCAACTGATGGTTTAAATTTAATCGAGGAAATTCGTTTAATTTATGATAACTATGCTTTTAATACTCAAATTTTAGCAGCTTCAGTTCGTCATACAATGCACGTAGTTAACTGTGCTAAAATTGGTGCAGATGTAATGACTGGACCTTTATCATCAATTTTAGGATTATTAAAACATCCTTTAACTGATAGTGGTTTAGCTCAATTCTTAGCAGATTACGCTAAAGGAAATCAATAA
- a CDS encoding TlpA family protein disulfide reductase: MYLLEEQNMFNNKKFIDRYLELSTDKEQQKEVKSIYDAVQNLKVGNKLPEVEIVDKNSEKVDLQSITDNKLTVIFFWSSYAESHLEGVHKKAKLYKEKYPNVNFVGININDASENWKRALKDYNFGNIKELRSTNFSDIKHKWVITKLHRTIILNPDGTIKNAFVNLFDVNFEKDLK, from the coding sequence ATGTATTTACTTGAAGAGCAAAATATGTTTAATAATAAGAAATTTATTGATCGTTATTTAGAATTATCTACTGATAAAGAACAACAAAAAGAAGTTAAAAGTATTTATGACGCTGTTCAAAATTTGAAAGTTGGTAACAAACTTCCAGAAGTTGAAATCGTTGATAAAAATTCAGAAAAAGTAGATTTACAATCTATAACAGATAATAAACTTACCGTTATTTTCTTTTGGAGTTCATATGCTGAATCTCATTTAGAAGGCGTACACAAAAAAGCAAAATTATACAAAGAAAAATATCCTAATGTAAACTTTGTAGGTATTAATATTAACGATGCTAGTGAAAACTGGAAAAGAGCTTTAAAAGATTACAATTTTGGAAATATAAAAGAATTGAGATCTACGAATTTTTCAGACATTAAACACAAATGGGTTATCACAAAATTACATAGAACTATCATTTTAAATCCTGATGGAACTATTAAAAATGCATTTGTTAATTTGTTTGACGTTAACTTTGAAAAAGATTTGAAATAA
- a CDS encoding ABC-F family ATP-binding cassette domain-containing protein, translating to MLTVSNLSVQFGKRVLFDEVNVTFTQGNCYGIIGANGAGKSTFLKILSGDFEATSGQVILEPGKRMSVLNQNHNLFDEHTVLETVMMGNKVLHKIKAEMDALYLDYTDENADRIGELQIQFDEMNGWNAESDAATLLSNLGIGEEFHYTLMGEMDGKLKVRVLLAQALFGNPDVLIMDEPTNDLDFETIGWLENFLANYENTVLVVSHDRHFLDAVCTHISDIDFGKITHFSGNYTFWYESSQLAARQKAQQNKKAEEKKAELEEFIRRFSANVAKSKQATSRKKMLEKLKVDDIKPSSRRYPAIIFEQEREAGDQILNIQDLSASIDGEVLFKNVDLNLAKGDKVVVFSKDSRATTAFYQILNDKMKPDSGKFDWGVTTTQSYLPVDNHEFFESKDLNLVDWLRQWAKTEEEREEVNIRGFLGKMIFSGEEALKKCNVLSGGEKVRCMTSRMMMMRANVLMLDEPTNHLDLESITAFNNSLKNFKGTVLFTTHDHEFAQTVGNRILELTPNGAIDRYMTFDEYLDDPKVKELRKSMYA from the coding sequence ATGCTTACAGTTTCTAATTTATCCGTACAGTTTGGAAAGAGAGTTTTGTTTGATGAAGTAAATGTTACTTTTACTCAAGGCAATTGTTATGGGATTATAGGTGCTAATGGTGCTGGAAAATCTACATTTTTAAAGATTTTATCTGGAGATTTTGAAGCAACTTCTGGTCAAGTAATTCTAGAGCCGGGAAAACGTATGTCGGTTTTAAATCAGAATCACAACTTATTTGATGAACATACAGTTTTAGAAACTGTAATGATGGGAAATAAAGTATTACATAAGATTAAAGCAGAAATGGATGCTTTATACCTTGATTATACTGATGAAAATGCTGATAGAATAGGGGAATTACAAATTCAGTTTGATGAAATGAACGGTTGGAATGCAGAAAGTGATGCCGCAACATTATTATCAAACTTAGGAATTGGTGAGGAGTTTCATTATACTTTGATGGGTGAAATGGATGGTAAACTTAAAGTGCGTGTGTTATTAGCACAAGCTTTGTTTGGAAATCCAGATGTTTTAATTATGGATGAGCCAACTAACGACCTAGATTTTGAAACAATCGGGTGGTTAGAAAATTTCTTAGCAAACTACGAAAATACTGTATTGGTAGTATCTCACGACCGTCACTTTTTAGATGCAGTTTGTACGCACATTTCTGATATTGACTTTGGAAAAATTACACATTTCTCGGGTAACTATACTTTCTGGTACGAATCTTCGCAATTAGCTGCGCGTCAAAAAGCACAACAAAATAAGAAAGCTGAAGAGAAAAAAGCTGAATTAGAAGAGTTTATCCGTCGTTTTAGTGCGAACGTAGCAAAGTCAAAACAAGCTACTTCTCGTAAAAAGATGTTAGAAAAATTAAAAGTTGATGATATTAAGCCTTCAAGCAGAAGATATCCAGCTATTATTTTTGAACAAGAACGTGAAGCGGGTGACCAAATTTTAAATATTCAAGATTTGAGTGCTTCAATTGATGGTGAAGTTCTATTCAAAAATGTTGATTTAAATTTAGCAAAAGGAGATAAAGTTGTAGTTTTCTCAAAAGATTCGAGAGCAACAACAGCTTTTTATCAAATTTTAAATGATAAAATGAAACCCGATTCAGGAAAATTCGATTGGGGTGTAACTACTACACAATCTTATTTACCAGTTGATAACCATGAATTTTTTGAATCTAAAGATTTAAACTTAGTAGATTGGTTACGTCAGTGGGCAAAAACTGAAGAAGAAAGAGAAGAAGTAAATATTAGAGGCTTTTTAGGAAAAATGATTTTTTCTGGAGAAGAAGCTTTAAAGAAATGTAACGTTTTATCTGGAGGTGAAAAAGTGCGTTGTATGACATCGCGTATGATGATGATGAGAGCGAATGTTTTAATGTTAGATGAGCCTACAAACCACTTAGACTTAGAGTCTATTACTGCTTTCAATAACTCATTAAAAAACTTTAAAGGAACTGTTTTATTTACAACACATGACCACGAGTTTGCGCAAACTGTTGGTAATCGTATTTTAGAATTAACACCAAATGGAGCTATCGATAGATACATGACATTTGATGAATATTTAGATGATCCTAAAGTAAAAGAACTTCGTAAATCGATGTATGCATAA
- a CDS encoding OsmC family protein, producing the protein MEATVKAVIKQENYYTEISAGNHTIIADEPLDLGGKDKGFNPMELLASALSACTLATLKMYMDRKNWTAEKIIVEIHLDNIRETKTTNINRSISFKNHNLTDEQLKRLHQIAEACPVHKALTGEININTKIDL; encoded by the coding sequence ATGGAAGCAACCGTAAAAGCCGTAATTAAACAAGAAAATTATTATACCGAAATTTCAGCTGGAAATCATACTATAATTGCTGACGAGCCTTTAGATTTAGGTGGAAAAGACAAAGGGTTTAATCCTATGGAATTGTTAGCAAGTGCTTTATCGGCCTGTACTTTAGCAACATTAAAAATGTACATGGATCGAAAAAATTGGACTGCTGAAAAAATTATTGTAGAAATTCACTTAGACAATATTCGCGAAACGAAAACTACTAATATAAATAGAAGCATAAGTTTCAAAAATCATAATTTAACAGATGAGCAACTTAAAAGATTGCATCAAATTGCAGAAGCTTGTCCGGTTCACAAAGCCCTAACAGGCGAAATTAATATCAATACAAAAATTGATTTATAA
- a CDS encoding NADPH-dependent FMN reductase gives MKILAFAGSSSSTSINRELVKFVLKSFPEDEINLLDLNDFEMPIFSVDTEKKGFPEQAHQFLAEIEASDVIICSMAEHNRNFTVAFKNIFDWCSRINSKVFQDKKMFLMSTSPGGFGGGNSMAIAQKNFPDWGAIIIDSFSLPKFYENFDLENGVINPDLLKELNDKIAHFKQQVQ, from the coding sequence ATGAAAATACTAGCTTTTGCAGGAAGTAGTTCTTCCACATCAATAAATCGTGAATTAGTAAAATTTGTTTTAAAATCGTTCCCAGAAGATGAAATCAATCTATTGGATTTAAATGATTTTGAAATGCCTATTTTCTCTGTTGACACAGAAAAAAAAGGATTTCCTGAGCAAGCACATCAATTTTTAGCAGAAATTGAAGCCAGCGATGTTATTATTTGCTCAATGGCAGAACACAATAGAAATTTTACAGTGGCTTTTAAGAACATATTTGATTGGTGTTCTAGAATTAATTCAAAAGTTTTTCAAGATAAAAAGATGTTTTTAATGAGTACATCGCCAGGCGGTTTTGGTGGTGGAAATTCAATGGCTATAGCTCAAAAAAATTTTCCAGATTGGGGAGCTATAATCATTGACAGTTTTTCGTTACCAAAATTCTACGAAAATTTTGATTTAGAAAATGGTGTTATCAATCCTGATTTATTAAAAGAATTAAACGATAAAATAGCCCATTTTAAACAACAAGTTCAATAA
- a CDS encoding GNAT family N-acetyltransferase, producing the protein MKPEFENIILHKNQDQKRFELEVNNFIAFIDYKETENHIALIHTESPTELAGTGAASAVVEKTLVYIKESGKKVLPYCPFVFAYIKKHPEWKTIVDEHFNGYDQL; encoded by the coding sequence ATGAAACCTGAATTTGAAAACATTATTCTTCATAAAAACCAAGACCAGAAACGCTTTGAACTAGAAGTAAACAATTTCATTGCTTTTATTGATTATAAAGAAACTGAAAATCATATTGCTTTGATTCATACTGAATCTCCCACTGAACTTGCGGGAACAGGAGCAGCTTCTGCTGTAGTCGAAAAAACTTTAGTTTACATTAAAGAATCTGGTAAAAAAGTATTACCTTATTGTCCGTTTGTGTTTGCTTATATCAAAAAACATCCGGAATGGAAAACAATTGTTGATGAACACTTTAATGGTTATGACCAACTTTAA
- a CDS encoding pirin family protein — MKTKNIELVLAPPAPHFVGDGFRVHNFIPSAYHLDMERMDPFIMLDYNSKHFFSPTDIPRGVGVHPHRGFETVTIAYNGKVEHHDSAGGGGIIGQGDVQWMTAASGVLHKEFHETEWAKEGGVFQMVQLWVNLPAKDKMSTPKYQAIKNDQMTKVNLGENGFVEIIAGDYNGNTGPATTFSPVNMMNAKLHKDGKATFNFPSHYNTCLIVIEGNVKVNDNNLATDHFVLFENEGEFFTIEATEEAIVLVLSGEPLNEPIAAHGPFVMNTREEIIQAFKDFNQGKFGFLED, encoded by the coding sequence ATGAAAACAAAAAATATAGAGTTAGTATTGGCTCCACCTGCTCCTCATTTTGTAGGCGATGGCTTTAGAGTACACAACTTCATTCCAAGCGCATATCACTTAGATATGGAACGAATGGATCCTTTTATCATGCTCGATTATAATTCTAAGCACTTTTTTTCGCCAACAGATATTCCCCGAGGAGTTGGTGTTCATCCGCATCGTGGTTTTGAAACCGTAACTATTGCTTATAACGGAAAAGTAGAACATCATGATAGCGCTGGTGGTGGCGGAATTATAGGTCAAGGAGATGTACAGTGGATGACTGCTGCTAGCGGCGTTTTACACAAAGAATTCCACGAAACCGAATGGGCAAAAGAAGGTGGTGTTTTTCAAATGGTACAATTGTGGGTAAATCTTCCGGCAAAAGACAAAATGAGTACACCAAAATATCAAGCGATTAAAAATGACCAAATGACAAAAGTAAATTTGGGTGAAAATGGCTTTGTTGAAATAATAGCTGGTGATTATAATGGAAATACAGGTCCAGCTACTACTTTTAGTCCTGTAAATATGATGAATGCAAAGCTTCATAAAGATGGAAAAGCAACATTTAATTTTCCTTCACATTACAATACTTGTTTAATTGTTATTGAAGGAAATGTAAAAGTTAACGATAATAATCTTGCTACTGACCATTTTGTTTTATTTGAAAATGAAGGCGAATTTTTTACAATTGAAGCAACTGAAGAAGCAATTGTTTTAGTATTAAGTGGAGAACCCTTAAATGAACCAATTGCTGCTCATGGTCCTTTTGTAATGAACACTCGTGAAGAAATAATTCAAGCGTTTAAAGACTTTAACCAAGGAAAATTTGGCTTTCTAGAAGATTAA
- the pyrR gene encoding bifunctional pyr operon transcriptional regulator/uracil phosphoribosyltransferase PyrR has product MSQKILLSAKEVNIILHRLACQLIENHLDFSETILIGIQPRGSFLAKRLATILENDYKISNLKLGFLDITFFRDDFRRSDKPFEANKTEIDFIVEDKKVVFIDDVLYTGRSIRSALTAIQSFGRPSEIELLTLIDRRFSRHLPIQPDYRGRQVDAINNEKVLVKWLENDGEDAVLLIEK; this is encoded by the coding sequence ATGAGTCAAAAAATACTACTTTCTGCAAAAGAAGTAAACATTATACTACATCGTTTGGCTTGTCAATTAATTGAAAATCATTTAGATTTTTCTGAAACTATTTTAATTGGAATTCAACCAAGAGGAAGTTTTCTAGCAAAAAGATTGGCAACAATTCTTGAAAACGATTACAAAATTTCAAATTTAAAACTCGGTTTTTTAGATATTACTTTTTTTAGAGACGATTTTAGAAGAAGTGATAAACCATTTGAAGCCAATAAAACTGAAATTGATTTTATTGTAGAAGATAAAAAAGTGGTTTTTATTGATGATGTTTTATACACTGGAAGAAGTATTCGTTCGGCATTAACGGCAATACAATCTTTTGGAAGACCATCTGAAATTGAACTTTTAACTTTAATTGACAGAAGATTTAGTAGACATTTACCTATTCAACCAGATTATAGAGGTAGGCAAGTAGATGCTATAAACAATGAAAAAGTATTAGTAAAATGGCTCGAAAATGATGGAGAAGATGCTGTTTTACTAATTGAAAAATAA
- a CDS encoding aspartate carbamoyltransferase catalytic subunit — MKELSVNHLIGIKHINKEDIDLIFETADHFKEVINRPIKKVPSLRDITIANIFFENSTRTKLSFELAQKRLSADVISFSAAQSSVKKGETLIDTVNNILSMKVDMVVMRHSSPGAAHFLSQNVNARIVNAGDGAHEHPTQALLDSFTIREKLGDVAGKKIVIVGDILHSRVALSNIFALQMQGAEVRVCGPKTLIPKYIESLGVKVEPNLRKALEWADVANMLRVQNERLDVNYFPSTREYTQQYGVTKELLNSLDKEVIIMHPGPINRGVEITSDVADSQQSVILNQVENGVAIRMAVIYLLASKIQR, encoded by the coding sequence ATGAAAGAGTTATCTGTAAATCATCTAATAGGAATTAAACATATTAATAAAGAAGATATTGATTTAATTTTTGAAACAGCAGATCATTTTAAAGAAGTTATTAATAGACCCATTAAAAAAGTTCCTTCATTAAGAGATATTACAATTGCCAACATTTTTTTTGAAAACAGTACAAGAACAAAACTTTCTTTTGAATTGGCTCAAAAAAGATTATCGGCCGATGTAATTAGCTTTTCTGCAGCACAATCTTCCGTAAAAAAAGGAGAAACACTTATTGATACTGTAAATAACATTTTATCTATGAAAGTAGATATGGTAGTTATGCGTCATAGTTCGCCAGGAGCAGCACATTTTTTATCTCAAAATGTAAATGCAAGAATTGTTAACGCTGGAGACGGAGCACACGAACATCCAACTCAAGCTTTATTAGATAGTTTTACAATTCGCGAGAAATTAGGAGATGTCGCAGGAAAGAAAATTGTTATTGTTGGCGATATTTTACACTCAAGAGTAGCGTTATCAAATATTTTTGCCTTACAAATGCAAGGTGCAGAAGTAAGAGTTTGTGGACCAAAAACTTTAATTCCTAAATATATAGAATCGTTAGGTGTAAAAGTGGAACCAAATTTAAGAAAAGCATTAGAATGGGCAGATGTTGCTAACATGTTACGCGTACAAAATGAACGCTTAGATGTTAATTATTTTCCATCAACAAGAGAATATACGCAGCAATATGGTGTAACAAAAGAATTATTAAATTCCCTTGATAAAGAGGTTATAATTATGCATCCAGGACCTATAAATAGAGGTGTAGAAATTACTTCAGATGTTGCCGATTCACAACAATCAGTTATTTTAAATCAAGTTGAAAACGGAGTTGCAATTAGAATGGCAGTAATTTATTTATTGGCTAGTAAAATTCAGCGATAG
- a CDS encoding ribonuclease Z, producing the protein MKVEKKGHTTIIKETKGDFNLFLNTISNEIKNFSDQNLIFDVTHDKNVSLTDLLNFKPLSKNHKKGKKSFVIVANDIDFNDVPQDLSIVPSVLEAQDIIEMEEIERDLGF; encoded by the coding sequence ATGAAAGTAGAGAAGAAAGGTCATACTACAATTATTAAAGAAACTAAAGGAGATTTCAATTTATTTTTGAATACTATTTCGAATGAAATTAAAAACTTTAGTGACCAAAATTTAATTTTTGATGTTACACATGATAAAAATGTTTCATTAACTGATTTATTAAATTTTAAACCACTTTCTAAAAATCATAAAAAAGGAAAAAAATCATTTGTTATTGTAGCAAACGATATAGATTTTAATGATGTTCCACAAGATTTAAGTATTGTACCTTCAGTTTTAGAAGCTCAAGATATTATTGAAATGGAAGAAATTGAACGCGATTTAGGATTTTAA
- a CDS encoding ribonuclease Z, which produces MKLTILGCYAATPRTITNPTAQVLEIKNHMFLIDCGEGTQVQLRKHKIKFSKINHIFISHLHGDHFYGLVGLISTFMLLNRENDLHVYGPKGIKEIILLQLRASGSFTGYNLYFHELTSEESEIVFEDEKVVVKTIPLKHRIYANGYLFQEKNIKRKLNLEAVEKYNIDTCYYQKLIYGGDFKLDDESIIPNHELTFDPEPEKSYAFCSDTVYNEAMIPDIQDIDVLYHETTFLDSESHLAEKTMHSTAIQAAKIAKLANVKTLIVGHYSTRYGSIEPFKSEAETIFNNVILGDDGKTIEL; this is translated from the coding sequence ATGAAACTTACAATATTAGGCTGCTATGCAGCAACCCCAAGAACTATAACAAATCCTACTGCTCAAGTACTTGAAATTAAAAACCATATGTTTTTAATTGATTGTGGAGAAGGAACTCAAGTACAATTAAGAAAACATAAAATTAAGTTTTCTAAGATTAATCATATCTTTATTTCACATTTACACGGAGATCATTTTTACGGTTTAGTTGGTTTAATCTCAACTTTTATGCTTTTAAATCGAGAAAACGATTTACATGTTTACGGTCCAAAAGGAATAAAAGAAATTATCTTACTTCAACTTAGAGCTTCGGGATCATTTACAGGATATAATTTATATTTTCACGAACTTACCTCAGAGGAAAGTGAAATTGTTTTTGAAGATGAAAAAGTTGTGGTTAAAACGATTCCTTTAAAACATCGAATATATGCTAATGGATATTTGTTTCAAGAGAAAAATATTAAAAGAAAATTAAATCTTGAAGCTGTCGAAAAATATAATATAGACACTTGTTACTATCAGAAATTAATTTACGGGGGAGATTTCAAGTTAGATGATGAATCTATAATTCCAAACCATGAATTAACTTTTGATCCTGAGCCTGAAAAATCTTACGCTTTTTGTAGTGATACGGTTTATAATGAAGCGATGATTCCTGATATTCAAGATATAGATGTTTTATATCATGAAACGACCTTTTTAGATAGCGAATCTCATTTAGCAGAAAAAACGATGCATTCTACAGCCATACAAGCTGCAAAAATTGCTAAATTAGCCAATGTCAAAACTTTAATTGTTGGTCATTATTCTACTCGTTATGGTAGTATTGAACCTTTTAAAAGTGAGGCAGAAACTATATTTAATAATGTAATTTTAGGCGATGATGGAAAAACAATCGAACTCTGA
- the pdxH gene encoding pyridoxamine 5'-phosphate oxidase, with protein sequence MSDLSNYRKSYEKSELLENNIPEDPINLFNRWFHEVEDFGGVDEVNAMTVSTQGLDGFPKSRVVLLKKYNEEGFIFYTNYESEKGKAILNNPNICLSFFWHSMERQVIIKGIAEKTAQNISDNYFASRPKGSQLGALVSAQSEIIPNREYLETKLKALEAEFEGKEVPRPDFWGGFLVRPVEVEFWQGRPNRLHDRIRYKLLENFDWKIDRLSP encoded by the coding sequence ATGAGCGATTTAAGTAATTATAGAAAATCCTATGAGAAATCGGAACTTCTTGAGAATAATATTCCTGAAGATCCTATAAACTTATTCAACAGATGGTTTCATGAAGTTGAAGATTTTGGTGGAGTAGATGAAGTCAACGCCATGACAGTCTCTACACAAGGTTTAGATGGATTTCCAAAAAGTAGAGTAGTGCTACTAAAAAAATACAATGAAGAAGGATTCATTTTTTATACCAATTATGAATCTGAAAAAGGAAAAGCTATTTTAAATAATCCTAATATTTGTTTGTCATTTTTTTGGCATTCGATGGAACGACAAGTCATTATAAAAGGGATTGCAGAAAAGACTGCTCAAAATATTTCTGATAATTATTTTGCTTCAAGACCAAAAGGAAGCCAATTAGGAGCATTAGTTTCTGCCCAAAGTGAGATAATTCCGAATCGAGAATATTTGGAAACCAAATTAAAAGCACTTGAAGCCGAATTTGAAGGAAAAGAAGTGCCAAGACCCGACTTTTGGGGAGGTTTTTTAGTGAGACCAGTTGAAGTTGAATTTTGGCAAGGTCGTCCTAATCGTCTTCATGATCGTATTCGCTATAAATTGTTAGAAAATTTTGACTGGAAAATAGATAGATTATCTCCTTGA
- a CDS encoding CAP domain-containing protein, whose amino-acid sequence MKKNCLILFALLLTSLSFTSCSSDSSEASTTNNTTTETAQNYNHTTTEVQLLDLINDYRVEQGLSPLQIIEHISYKSSEHNTYMIETNSVNHDGFDDRKTNLQHVLGAYKVGENVAYGFSTPQAALTAWINSDGHRANLEGDYSHFGLSISQDANGRFYYTNMFIKK is encoded by the coding sequence ATGAAGAAAAATTGTTTAATCCTTTTTGCCCTATTATTAACAAGTCTATCATTTACTTCATGTTCTTCAGATTCTTCAGAAGCATCTACTACAAACAATACTACTACAGAAACTGCTCAAAATTATAATCATACAACAACTGAGGTTCAGTTATTAGATTTAATTAATGATTACAGAGTAGAGCAAGGTTTAAGCCCTTTACAAATTATTGAACATATTTCTTATAAATCTTCAGAACATAACACTTACATGATTGAAACTAATTCAGTTAATCATGATGGTTTTGATGATAGAAAAACAAATTTACAACACGTTTTAGGAGCTTATAAAGTTGGTGAAAATGTTGCCTACGGATTTTCAACCCCACAGGCTGCTTTAACTGCATGGATTAATAGTGATGGTCATAGAGCAAATTTAGAAGGAGATTATTCACACTTCGGACTTTCAATAAGTCAGGATGCGAATGGTAGATTCTACTATACAAATATGTTCATCAAAAAATAA